Genomic window (Deltaproteobacteria bacterium):
CCCGGGTCAGCGACCTGTACCAGGGGAAGATTCACCTCTTCAGCATCGACACTCTCGTAGACATGCTCGCCCACGCCGGGGTTCGCATCAAATTTGCGGTCTCGTCCCCGAAACGCAAGTTGAAAGTTGCCTGAAATGACGAAACTTCGGCGACTTCTCAGGAACGTCCCGGTTCTGGGGTTCCTTGCGCTCCTGGCGCTCGCCCCCCCCGCCTTCGCGGCCGACGCCCCCGGCGCGGCAGCCCCGGCCCCCGCGGCCCCGTTCGCCGCATCGCCCGGAGGCGCCCCGGCCCTTCCCCCCGGCGTCACCCCGGCGCAGGCCGAGGCGGCGAAGCAGGCGATCCAGTCCGGCGCTCCTCTCCCCCCCGGGGCGCAGAAGCTCCTCGAATCCCGCCCGGACCTGAAAGACCAGCTCCCCCCCGACCTGAAGCAGAAGGTCGAGGAGAAGCTCGCCGAGAAGAAGTCCGGGGCGGAAATCCCCCCGAAGACCCCCGGGTCCGAGACATCGCCGGAGGCGTTCGGGTTCCTCCCGGCGTACGACTGGAAGACCTCGTCCTACGTCGGCCGCCTCTTCCTGAGCCGCCTGCCGGAAGCCGAGGCC
Coding sequences:
- a CDS encoding polysaccharide biosynthesis/export family protein encodes the protein MTKLRRLLRNVPVLGFLALLALAPPAFAADAPGAAAPAPAAPFAASPGGAPALPPGVTPAQAEAAKQAIQSGAPLPPGAQKLLESRPDLKDQLPPDLKQKVEEKLAEKKSGAEIPPKTPGSETSPEAFGFLPAYDWKTSSYVGRLFLSRLPEAEARTLPHFGHDLFAPHAGVASLENMPPSADYVVGPGDEIVVKMWGRVEG